One window from the genome of Nicotiana sylvestris chromosome 9, ASM39365v2, whole genome shotgun sequence encodes:
- the LOC138878196 gene encoding uncharacterized protein: MNTRFFHNHVNGKRQNLQLKRMKSADDTWIESPEAMSNAVVDFFQKQFTKEGDPTSFELLNNVTTMVTMEQNLELCRLPTREKLRGKPANVVIKLDMEKAYDRVSWKFLLHVLRRMRFAECFINMVWNFISNNWYSVMVNGQASRFFHSSRGVKQGDPLSPALFILSAEVLSRSLNKLFEDRQFRGFGMPKWTDPLNHLAYADDTIIFASTDPYSLQRIVDVLVQYEQVSEQLINKAKSSYYMHAKVSDMLTNAIGNITVLDPPKNVLEHLYKTFARFFWSNKAKGRSMHWTRWQNLCLPKEEGGVGFRSLIDVLKALFAKLWWRFRTTKTLWSNFMWNKYCKKEIPTVVQFRKGSHVWRKMLEAREEVEYEILWEMKRGFTNVWHENWIGLGALYHIVPPEFPINEEVQEVAKMREEEQWNDQLLDQNFP; this comes from the exons ATGAATACTAGGTTCTTTCATAATCATGTTAATGGCAAGAGACAAAATTTGCAACTGAAGAGGATGAAGAGTGCAGATGATACCTGGATTGAATCTCCAGAGGCAATGTCTAATGCTGTAGTGGATTTCTTTCAGAAGCAGTTTACTAAAGAGGGTGATCCTACAAGTTTTGAACTATTGAACAATGTTACGACAATGGTGACAATGGAACAAAATTTGGAGCTATGTAGACTACCTACTAGAGAGAA GCTGAGGGGAAAACCTGCTAATGTGGTGATTAAGCTAGACATGGAAAAGGCCTATGATAGGGTCTCATGGAAGTTTTTGTTGCATGTATTAAGAAGGATGAGATTTGCTGAATGTTTTATTAATATGGTTTGGAATTTCATCTCTAATAACTGGTATTCAGTCATGGTTAATGGACAGGCATCAAGGTTCTTTCACTCATCTAGGGGGGTAAAGCAAGGAGATCCGCTTTCACCAGCCTTATTTATCCTATCAGCTGAAGTATTATCAAGATCTTTGAATAAACTGTTTGAGGATAGACAATTCAGGGGTTTTGGAATGCCTAAATGGACTGATCCTTTGAATCATCTAGCCTATGCTGATGATACCATCATATTTGCTTCTACAGATCCTTATTCATTACAGAGAATAGTGGATGTTTTGGTACAATATGAGCAGGTTTCTGAGCAATTAATTAACAAGGCAAAGAGTTCATACTATATGCATGCCAAGGTGTCTGATATGTTGACAAATGCTATTGGTAACATCACAG TACTGGATCCACCCAAAAATGTGTTGGAACATTTGTATAAAACATTTGCAAGGTTCTTCTGGAGCAATAAGGCAAAGGGAAGGAGCATGCATTGGACAAGGTGGCAGAACTTATGTCTCCCTAAAGAAGAAGGAGGGGTAGGTTTTAGATCTCTGATAGATGTATTAAAGGCCCTATTTGCTAAACTGTGGTGGAGGTTTAGAACTACCAAAACTCTTTGGTCCAACTTTATGTGGAATAAGTACTGCAAGAAAGAGATTCCAACAGTAGTACAATTCAGAAAAGGATCACATGTCTGGAGAAAAATGTTAGAAGCACGGGAGGAAGTAGAATATGAGATATTATGGGAGATGAAAAGGGGATTTACAAATGTGTGGCATGAGAACTGGATAGGATTAGGAGCATTATATCATATTGTACCACCAGAATTTCCTATTAATGAAGAGGTACAAGAAGTAGCTAAGATGAGAGAGGAGGAGCAATGGAATGATCAACTTCTGGACCAGAATTTTCCTTAA